Genomic DNA from Canis aureus isolate CA01 chromosome 32, VMU_Caureus_v.1.0, whole genome shotgun sequence:
TTTCACTTGGGCAAGGCTGAGTGGGGGACCCCAGGGAAGCTGCATTTGGCCCTGGTTCCATGGGGTTTTCACGGATGAACACCCTCCCTACCTTTCACCTCTGTCATGGTACTAAGCCTGGTGTGCATGTAGACTGGGACAACTCCTATTTTATGGAGAAAACAGGCAGCTCGTCTAGGGAAATCACATGGAGTAGACCAGATAGTGGCTTTTTGTACAGGGCAAAACAGATTCGAATCCAAATCTCTGGTAGCATCATGTTGACACCCAACCCCTTCTCTGCTGGATccatctcctccccttccctgaaGCCCCATGTCTGTCTGTTGTGGAGGTCATTTCAGTTTGCTCCTGGCCAGATGTGCCAGGGCAGACTTTGGGATCTGGGATAGGAATCTTCCTTAAGACCCCACATGTGAATTTTGTTAAACATCTGCCATCCATCCCATCCATGCCCCCTGTAGGTCAGCGACATCAAATTTCAAGCAAccagtggggaggagaaggaatcCTGGATCAAAGCCCTCAATGAAGGGATCAACCGAGGCAAGAACAAGGCTTTCGATGAGGTGCGATGCAGTCCTGTGGATGGCTCCATGTCCTCTTTCCCACTATGTGTGATCTCAGAGAGGATCCTGCCCAGCCCACTTCACACAACTCTTTGATTATGTCACTGCTACAAATACTATTGTTACCTCACCTAATACTTACAACACACCCCTCAGAGCAGATGATAGTGTACCCATTTtaaggatgaagaaactgaggtgtcaggaaattaaagaatttcttttaaattaaaaaatgagtaagtagaatttagtggtagCCATGCATCCTTTCTAACCCAGCCTCAGCTGAAAACAGCAGGCAGGACGAGGCTGGAGGTGTCTGGGGGACTGAGCTGAGACCTTTCAGTTTGGCTGTCAAATTCAGGCCAGGCTGACTCTGGCCCTGGGCCTTCCCATCTGTCAGCAATGACCAGCAGCTGCCTGTACTGTGGTGTGACCTGTGGCAACAGTGGCTGTGATCAGGCTTGAGGTAGTCAGGGTGTTCCATGGGGCCAGATCTCCTAGGGAGGATTTGTCTTTGACATCATGGATTCGTAGCTATTTGGGCTAAAGTGGACCTAGGGGCCACCTAAGCTGACCCCTTGGATTGCAGAAGACTGAGACCTAAGGGAAAGAATCTTCCCAAGCAAGTCTCTCTTAACACTCAGGTCTCCTGACTCACAGCCATGGTTCCTATAACATGTTTTATGAGACTGTGTTATGCTCAGCTCTTCACTAGCTGGAGAAAATGTCCCCGTTTCGGTGGTGAGGGGTGATGGGACATAGCATGGGTATTGGAGGCCAGTCTTGGTGGAGCAGTCAGGAAGGAAGACTATTGAACCTcgccccagcccccacccgggGTGGGCCTGACCTTGAGCCTCACCTAAGGGTTAAAGAGTCTTAGCCATACTCTCCATCAAGGACAGGCTTCAGAGTCTGGATTTCCCATGTGAATCCTACTTACTCTGGCTTCCCAGCTACTCCTACCTGTCTTTCCTTACATCAGAGAGGATATGCTGTCTTCTAGATACCCTAGCCCAGAGGGTTATCTTTCCCGGGCTATCCCAAAGGGACCTGGGAAAGTGACTGGGGCTGTTTTCTGGAAGCCAGACACCAGGGGATCATGGGCTGCTTTCTCCCTGTTCCCCCAGCTAAGCATAACAGCAGCCTTGGGCTGCTTGTGTATATTTGCAGTAGACTGAAGGGCAAGGGCTCGTAGCCCGTATCCAGGCAGAaagactgaggcagagaggaTGGCTCCAGAGAGGGAGAGCCGCAGACTGCAGAGAGATGACAGGCAGTGTAGGgacaggaagaaaagcagaggtCCAGACACACAGATGCCTCCAGGAGAAGACCAGTGGTGGGGCCCTGACCCTCTAATGGAAAGATATAGGTGTAGACCCAGCCTCTGAGTCGGGTTAATGCCTGggcatttcttcctctccctggtgGGCACTGACCTCATTCCTTCTGCCCAGGTAAAAGTGGACAAGAGCTGTGCCCTGGAGCATGTGACACGGGACCGGGTGCGTGGGGGTCAGCGGCGCCGGCCACCTACAAGAGTCCACCTGAAGGAGGTAAGAATTTGCCCCAAGACGTCAGTTAAGCCGGGGATCCCAGCTCCTCAGGGTGGCAGCCAAACTTGGGGCCACCTTTTCCCAAGGACTCGGAGTTGGGCCTTCCTGTGTGGTATACAGGGTGTTTGTGTGTTATATGTGTCTGGGGTGTAGATAGGCCTGCTTTGCTTGTTGAGTCTGCACACTGGCCTTATCCAGAGTTGGGACctgaaggaaactgagaccctgaGGCTAGCCCCCCTGCCTCTCAGAGCTCAGCTTCCACCTGGAGAAAAGACCTGTCCACAGACTGCTCCAAGCAGAGTGGTGTGTAACTTCTGTACAGGGAGGGGGTCTGAGAGGCCAGGCAGGAGAGACCACAGAAGGGCCATTGGCCTTGGGTCGGCCCTTGAAGGATGTGGAGGGTTTCCATTGGCAGACTTGATGTGAGGGAGCTCCCTGGTGGAGggaatgacctgagctgaggcaggaGAATTTAGGGTATACCAAGTCCCTTTGACCAGGAGATGGGTCTGGGAAGGTGGGTTGAGGGGAGGAGACTGGGCAGGCCTTAAATGCTGGAGCTGAGGACAGAATGGATGGGAGGATGCGACCCAGAGGTCAGTTTGAGCCCCAGGGTATGGTGGGCTGGGTTGaaggagggaaaggcagggagccatgaagaagagggaggaggtagGTCCTCCAGACTCCAAGAGGGGACAGTGGGAGAGACACTGGGCTTGTCACAGAATACAGGGCTAGAGGAGACAGACCAGACGGTGGGAGAGGGTTGTCCACAGGTGCCTCCAAGCCTGTCGATTGGGTGAATGGAGTGCCTGGGCACAGGGAATTTGGAAGAAGTTATGGGCAGGGTAGGGGTAAGGGAGGAGCCCTTTTGCAGACCAGTGTTACTGACGGGAGTGGGGGAAAGATTTTGGAGGCCAGGAAAGAACCTCCACAAATGCTACATTTCGGGGAGTGGGGGCCAGGCAGCAGAGAGCCAAAGACGAGGAAGCCACAGAGGCAAGCAGCACatccagagggagagaagggcacAGGACATGGGGCTTATCAGCTAGGTTGGCAGCCACAAGATACAAAGCaggagtggggaaaggggcaggtGGTGACATTTACTGCATCAGTTTTCTCAGAGAAGGTGGCTTAGATTTGTCAAGGGCCGCAGAGCTGGGGGTGCCAGAGGAAGGGGACCAAGGTCACTGGAGAGTTTGTTTTTGAAATGAGACAGGCTGTTTGCGCCTGTCAGCTAAGGGAATAAAGCCTGTAGAAGGAAAGACTGACATagccagagagaaagggaatgcCTGAGGGGAGGGCTAGGTGTTGGGGGAGGGCCAGCCTTGGACAGAGAAACCCTCAGAAGAATTTGGGGAGGGACTCATGTCCCAGTGACTAAGTGAGGATATGTGTTGGTCAGATCACCTGTGTGCATGGTGAAAGGGGGTGGGAGTCCTAGCCAAGACCTCCATCCAGAGGGACCTTGGCAGAGGCCTCCTGCCCAGTCCTGCTCCAGGGCCTCTGAGGCTCACTGGGAGGGTCTCCATGACCATGGGGCTGCTGGGTGTCCCCATGAGtccctgggaggggtggggcagctGCCTACTTGGTACAGCTGTCCGCCCTTGGCAGTCAGCTGTGGTCTGGGGCCACCTCTGACGGCATGAGGAGAGTAGGAACTGGCCGCAGAACAGCTGGGCAGCCAAAGGCTGCAGAGATCTGGGCAGGAGGGCTGGTGGTGAGGCTGGCAGATCAGACGGCAGTCTCCGGGGGTAGGGGGGTGGAGAAGCAGACGTGAGTGGGCTCCAGACAACTCAGGAGACCGTGTTCGAGTCCTGGTCCCACTGGCCCCCTGGGTGGGTGGTTGCACAGATGGGATCCTCCCAAGGCCAGACAGCCAGAAAGAGGTCAGAAATGGagctggagggcagcctgggtgcctcagcagtttagcgccgccttcggcccagggcctgatcctagagacccgggatcgagtcccatgtcaggctccctgcatggagcctgcttctccctctgcctatgtctctgcctctctctctctctcatgaataaataaaatatttttaaaaagaaaaaaaaaaagaaatggagctgGAACCGTGTCCCCTGCTGCCCAGGCCAGTATCATTGCCATTAAAAAGCAGTCTCTTTCATAGGCTGGGACACCAAGAGGACTAGGCTCTGACTTCCAGGCTTGTGACCTCCAAAACAGGGAGTTCTAcagtgagggagaggagaggattcATCAGAGAACCCCTTTATCTTCTAATCACATGGCCCTGGAAGCCAGGGCCGAGAGTAGGGGGCTGAGGGCGTGGGCAGCCTGGATGGGACGGCTTGAGTACCCTGGTGGGTGGGCACTGACTCAAATGCCAGTCATCCAAGATGACGCCCATATGCTGTCCCCCGCCAGGTAGCCAATGCAGCTTCTGATGGGCTTTTGCGCCTGGACCTCGAAGTTCCAGACAGTGGGCCTCCGGTGTTTGTCCCCAGCAATGATGTCAGTGCAGCCCAGCCCCGGGAGATTCTCAGGCCCCCTGTGCCTCCTACCAAGCCTTCCTCAGCACCTGAGACGACCAGCCTTGGTGACAGCATGGAGACCCCTGCTGGGGAGAGAGCCCCATCTCCTGCCTCAGCAAGCTCGGAGTCCTGCTCTGGGAGCCGAGAGGACTCAGAGACTCCAGTGCAGGAGGACAGTGGCTCTGAGCAGCCCCCCAGCAGGGTCCTGCCTGACAAACTGAAAGTTAGCTGGGAGAATGCCAGCCCCAAGGAGCCCCCCGACTTTGAGAGTACAGAACTCCAGGTGCCCCGCTCTGAAACTCCTGAGGCTGTGCCCAGGGAGGGTGGGAAGCCCCCTACACCACCACCCAAGATCTTATCAGAGAAACTGAGAGCTTCCATGAGTGGGATGGGGACTTCTGGGCCAGCCCAGATTCCTGAGGCCTCTGAgacctctgccccagccccagcacgGATCTCAGTAAATGGCATGGATGACAGTCCTGAGCCAGTCAAGCCACCTCAGGCCTCGAGCGTCCTAGAAACTCCCTCAAAGGATGTAACAACACCCACAACACTGCCCCACTGGAACCTGCCATCTCATTTCCATCCCCGCTGCTCCTCCCTGGGGGACCTGCTTGGGGAAGGCCCCCGGCGTCCACGGCAGCCTGGAGAACGGCTGTATCGGGCCCAGCTGGAGGTGAAGGTGGCCTCAGAACAGACGGAGAAACTGTTGAACAAGGTGTTGGACAGTGAGCCGGCCTCTGGAGGCACTGAGGCATTGCTCAGCCAGGCTGTGGAGCAGCTAAGGCAGGCCAACCAAGTCCTACAGGAAATGAGAGATGTAGGAGAGCTGAGCCAGGAAGCACCTGGGCTACAGGAGAAGCGGAAGGAGCTGGTGACCCTCTACAGGAGAAGTGCACCCTAGGACCTGCTGGGCAGGGCATGGTCCCTCCTAGCCGGCCCCGTCCATCATAGCCCAGCCCTGCCAAGAAACATGCTTCTGCTCAGGCTGCAGAAGGGCCATCAGGCATGTTGGGGGTATGGCCAGGGCCTGCAGAGATTCCTGGTATCCTTCCTGCCCCGCCCTGGCCAGTGGTGCCAGGTGCCATCCAAGGCCACTCTCTGGCTGTCTGGCCCAGCCTCTGGGCTTGGACTGGGAGCACAGACTTGGTTGCTTGCATGGTTGTTCTGAACTGCCCCAGGGCTTTAGCACGGCACTTGGGGTTTCTGGGGGTGACATCTCTGCTTTCCACTCCCAGTAGTTTACATTCCTGACTTCTGAATAGAGCACAGCTGAGCCCCCACCCTGCAGCTCCCACGTCCAGATGTTCCCGGGCAGAGAGCCTTATGGCAGAGGCAGCTTCGAGCCATAACAAACCCTCTCCACCCACCTACTACAAGTAGCTGCCAGGGCCTTAGGTCCAAGCTGTAGGTTCTTCCCTCAGCTGAGTGAGACCTGGAATCCAGCTAGGGCCTGTGAAGGCAGGTGGGAGGCAGCTGGGTGAGAAAGCCATTTGATGTGTGGTTCTTCTCTGGACCTGTTCCCTATTCATCAGGCCTTCCCCTCTGGCGAGCTATGACTGGAGGACTCCAGGGTAGAGGAGGAACTCGAATAGTCTCCTAGTAGTCTCTACCCCTGGACAAGCCTATGTCCAGCCTTGCACATTTACTGTAGAGGTGAACCTGAGAATGGCTCTGATGTCAACATCAGAAAATCCTGTATATACTTCATTATAAATCAACCTTCAGAAGAGAAACCACCTCAAAACTTCTGTGCCTCCCCAGATGGGATTTATATCTGGGCCTCTGGTTCCTCCTCAACCCAAATAGGTCCAATACCCCAATCATTTCTTTGATTGGTGATGGGGGGTATGAAATAACTaccctttcctctcttctcacaCCCCTCTGGCTCAGGCCCCAGATGGACTGCTCCTCCTGAACTTCCTAGGGGCATTTTCTTCTGTCCCTTTCCTGGTCCATGCCTGCAGCCTGAGCCTCTCTCTATCCGGCCTGCCCCCCCTACAATTGTCCCTGGCTCTCCGTCTAGGTGCAGAGGCCCTGAGGGCCACAGCCAccctccctggggcctgtgggagTAGGAGCAGCTTCTGACAGGTCTGCTCAGGGGGTTTCTGCATGCGCacttttatttactgagagaggagaggggaggtcACAGCTGCATGCCCCGGCCTTTCTGTCCACTGCCCCATCACCAGTCGTGCCCACTGAGACCTGCCAGTGTGGGTCAATGCCTTCTTTACTGTACTTCTACTTTGTTCTTGAGGGTAGTGGCCAGGGGTCAAGAGGGGTAAATATCCATTCTGCAGCCTGTCCTGGGCAGGGTGGAGGTAAACAGTAATGTCCTGACTCATGAGCCCCCACTGACCTCCTCAAACTACACTCTGCAGACAAACTAGGTTCCCATGTCACAGTCTGCCTGTCCGTCTGCCTTCAGTATAAGAGCAAGAATGTCATCAGGTGCTCACGTCACATGGC
This window encodes:
- the PLEKHO2 gene encoding pleckstrin homology domain-containing family O member 2 isoform X2; translation: MEEEGVKEGGEKPRGARMADKAGWIKKSSGGLLGLWKDRYLLLCQAQLLVYENEDEQKCVETVELGSYEKCQDLRALLKRKHRFILQRSPGNKVKVDKSCALEHVTRDRVRGGQRRRPPTRVHLKEVANAASDGLLRLDLEVPDSGPPVFVPSNDVSAAQPREILRPPVPPTKPSSAPETTSLGDSMETPAGERAPSPASASSESCSGSREDSETPVQEDSGSEQPPSRVLPDKLKVSWENASPKEPPDFESTELQVPRSETPEAVPREGGKPPTPPPKILSEKLRASMSGMGTSGPAQIPEASETSAPAPARISVNGMDDSPEPVKPPQASSVLETPSKDVTTPTTLPHWNLPSHFHPRCSSLGDLLGEGPRRPRQPGERLYRAQLEVKVASEQTEKLLNKVLDSEPASGGTEALLSQAVEQLRQANQVLQEMRDVGELSQEAPGLQEKRKELVTLYRRSAP
- the PLEKHO2 gene encoding pleckstrin homology domain-containing family O member 2 isoform X1 encodes the protein MEEEGVKEGGEKPRGARMADKAGWIKKSSGGLLGLWKDRYLLLCQAQLLVYENEDEQKCVETVELGSYEKCQDLRALLKRKHRFILQRSPGNKVSDIKFQATSGEEKESWIKALNEGINRGKNKAFDEVKVDKSCALEHVTRDRVRGGQRRRPPTRVHLKEVANAASDGLLRLDLEVPDSGPPVFVPSNDVSAAQPREILRPPVPPTKPSSAPETTSLGDSMETPAGERAPSPASASSESCSGSREDSETPVQEDSGSEQPPSRVLPDKLKVSWENASPKEPPDFESTELQVPRSETPEAVPREGGKPPTPPPKILSEKLRASMSGMGTSGPAQIPEASETSAPAPARISVNGMDDSPEPVKPPQASSVLETPSKDVTTPTTLPHWNLPSHFHPRCSSLGDLLGEGPRRPRQPGERLYRAQLEVKVASEQTEKLLNKVLDSEPASGGTEALLSQAVEQLRQANQVLQEMRDVGELSQEAPGLQEKRKELVTLYRRSAP